A window from Odocoileus virginianus isolate 20LAN1187 ecotype Illinois chromosome 24, Ovbor_1.2, whole genome shotgun sequence encodes these proteins:
- the HNRNPA1 gene encoding heterogeneous nuclear ribonucleoprotein A1 isoform X1, which yields MSKSESPKEPEQLRKLFIGGLSFETTDESLRSHFEQWGTLTDCVVMRDPNTKRSRGFGFVTYATVEEVDAAMNARPHKVDGRVVEPKRAVSREDSQRPGAHLTVKKIFVGGIKEDTEEHHLRDYFEQYGKIEVIEIMTDRGSGKKRGFAFVTFDDHDSVDKIVIQKYHTVNGHNCEVRKALSKQEMASASSSQRGRSGSGNFGGGRGGGFGGNDNFGRGGNFSGRGGFGGSRGGGGYGGSGDGYNGFGNDGGYGGGGPGYSGGSRGYGSGGQGYGNQGSGYGGSGSYDSYNNGGGGGGFGGGSGSNFGGGGSYNDFGNYNNQSSNFGPMKGGNFGGRSSGPYGGGGQYFAKPRNQGGYGGSSSSSSYGSGRRF from the exons ATGTCTAAATCAGAG TCTCCCAAAGAGCCCGAACAGCTGCGGAAGCTCTTCATCGGAGGATTGAGCTTTGAAACAACTGATGAGAGTCTGAGGAGCCATTTTGAGCAATGGGGAACTCTCACAGACTGTGTG GTAATGAGGGATCCAAACACCAAGCGCTCCAGAGGCTTCGGGTTTGTCACATACGCCACGGTGGAGGAGGTGGATGCGGCCATGAATGCAAGGCCACACAAGGTGGACGGAAGAGTTGTGGAACCAAAGAGGGCCGTGTCAAGAGAA GATTCTCAAAGACCTGGTGCCCACTTAActgtgaaaaagatttttgttggtggcattaaagaagacactgaagaacaTCACCTGAGAGATTATTTTGAACAGTATGGGAAAATTGAAGTAATTGAAATCATGACTGACCGAGGCAGTGGCAAAAAGAGAGGGTTTGCTTTTGTAACCTTTGATGACCATGACTCTGTAGACAAGATTGTCA TTCAGAAATACCACACTGTGAATGGCCACAACTGTGAAGTGAGAAAAGCCCTGTCTAAGCAAGAGatggctagtgcttcatccagccagagaG GTCGAAGTGGTTCTGGAAACTTTGGTGGTGGTCGTGGAGGTGGTTTTGGTGGGAATGACAACTTTGGTCGTGGAGGAAACTTCAGTGGTCGAG GTGGCTTTGGTGGCAGCCGTGGTGGTGGCGGATAtggtggcagtggggatggaTATAATGGATTTGGTAATGACG GTGGTTATGGAGGAGGCGGCCCTGGTTACTCTGGAGGAAGCAGAGGCTATGGAAGTGGTGGACAGGGTTATGGAAACCAGGGCAGTGGCTATGGCGGGAGTGGCAGCTATGACAGCTATAACAACGGTGGAGGCGGAGGCGGCTTTGGCGGTGGTAGTG GAAGCAATTTTGGAGGTGGCGGAAGCTACAATGATTTTGGCAATTACAACAATCAATCTTCAAATTTTGGACCCATGAAAGGAGGAAACTTTGGAGGCAGAAGTTCTGGCCCCTATGGTGGTGGAGGCCAATACTTTGCCAAACCACGAAACCAAG GTGGCTATGGtggttccagcagcagcagcagctatggcAGTGGCAGAAGGTTTTAA
- the NFE2 gene encoding transcription factor NF-E2 45 kDa subunit: protein MPPCPPQQSRNRVTQLPIPEPGEMELTWQEIMSITELQGLNAPSEPSFEPPAPVPYPGPPPPPSYCPCSIHSEPGFPLPTPPYELPAPTSHVPDPPYSYGSNMTVPVSKPLTLSGLLSDPLPDPLALLDIGLSAGPSKPQEDPESDSGLSLNYSDAESLELEGTEAGRRRSEYVEMYPVEYPYSLMPNSLTHPNYALPPAETPLALEPSSGPVRAKSTARGEAGSRDERRALAMKIPFPTDKIVNLPVDDFNELLARYPLTESQLALVRDIRRRGKNKVAAQNCRKRKLETIVQLERELERLGSERERLLRARGEADRTLEVMRQQLTDLYRDIFQHLRDEAGNSYSPEEYALHQAPDGAIFLVPRGTKMEAID from the exons ATGCCCCCGTGTCCTCCACAGCAGAGCAGGAACAGGGTGACACAGCTGCCCATTCCGGAGCCAGGGGAGATGGAACTGACTTGGCAGGAGATCATGTCCATCACTGAGCTGCAG GGTCTGAATGCTCCAAGTGAGCCATCGTTCGAGCCCCCAGCCCCCGTCCCATACCCAGGGCCCCCACCACCTCCAAGTTACTGCCCCTGCTCTATCCACTCGGAGCCTGGCTTTCCCCTTCCTACACCACCTTATGAGCTCCCAGCACCCACGTCTCATGTCCCAGACCCTCCGTACTCCTATGGCAGCAACATGACCGTACCAGTCTCCAAACCACTGACCCTCTCGGGCCTGCTGAGTGACCCGCTCCCAGACCCCTTGGCCCTCCTGGACATTGGGTTGTCAGCAGGGCCGTCCAAGCCCCAAGAAGACCCAGAATCTGACTCAGGATTATCCCTCAACTATAGTGACGCTGAATCTCTTGAGTTGGAGGGGACAGAGGCTGGCCGGCGTCGCAGCGAGTATGTAGAGATGTACCCAGTGGAGTACCCCTACTCACTAATGCCCAACTCCTTGACCCACCCCAACTATGCCTTGCCACCTGCCGAGACCCCTTTGGCCTTAGAACCCTCCTCAGGCCCTGTGCGGGCCAAGTCTACTGCGCGGGGGGAGGCGGGGAGTCGGGATGAGCGGCGGGCCCTGGCCATGAAGATCCCCTTCCCTACGGACAAGATCGTCAACCTGCCGGTGGATGATTTCAATGAGCTGCTGGCACGGTACCCGCTGACGGAGAGCCAGCTGGCCCTGGTCCGGGACATCCGAAGGCGGGGCAAGAACAAGGTGGCCGCCCAGAACTGTCGCAAGAGAAAGCTGGAGACCATCGTGCAGCTGGAGCGGGAACTGGAACGGCTGGGTAGCGAGCGGGAGCGGCTTCTCCGGGCCCGAGGCGAGGCCGACCGGACCCTGGAGGTCATGCGCCAACAGCTGACGGACCTGTATCGTGACATTTTCCAGCACTTGCGGGATGAAGCAGGCAACAGCTACTCCCCCGAAGAGTATGCGCTACACCAGGCTCCTGATGGGGCCATCTTCCTGGTGCCCCGGGGGACCAAGATGGAGGCCATAGACTGA
- the HNRNPA1 gene encoding heterogeneous nuclear ribonucleoprotein A1 isoform X2 produces the protein MSKSESPKEPEQLRKLFIGGLSFETTDESLRSHFEQWGTLTDCVVMRDPNTKRSRGFGFVTYATVEEVDAAMNARPHKVDGRVVEPKRAVSREDSQRPGAHLTVKKIFVGGIKEDTEEHHLRDYFEQYGKIEVIEIMTDRGSGKKRGFAFVTFDDHDSVDKIVIQKYHTVNGHNCEVRKALSKQEMASASSSQRGRSGSGNFGGGRGGGFGGNDNFGRGGNFSGRGGFGGSRGGGGYGGSGDGYNGFGNDGSNFGGGGSYNDFGNYNNQSSNFGPMKGGNFGGRSSGPYGGGGQYFAKPRNQGGYGGSSSSSSYGSGRRF, from the exons ATGTCTAAATCAGAG TCTCCCAAAGAGCCCGAACAGCTGCGGAAGCTCTTCATCGGAGGATTGAGCTTTGAAACAACTGATGAGAGTCTGAGGAGCCATTTTGAGCAATGGGGAACTCTCACAGACTGTGTG GTAATGAGGGATCCAAACACCAAGCGCTCCAGAGGCTTCGGGTTTGTCACATACGCCACGGTGGAGGAGGTGGATGCGGCCATGAATGCAAGGCCACACAAGGTGGACGGAAGAGTTGTGGAACCAAAGAGGGCCGTGTCAAGAGAA GATTCTCAAAGACCTGGTGCCCACTTAActgtgaaaaagatttttgttggtggcattaaagaagacactgaagaacaTCACCTGAGAGATTATTTTGAACAGTATGGGAAAATTGAAGTAATTGAAATCATGACTGACCGAGGCAGTGGCAAAAAGAGAGGGTTTGCTTTTGTAACCTTTGATGACCATGACTCTGTAGACAAGATTGTCA TTCAGAAATACCACACTGTGAATGGCCACAACTGTGAAGTGAGAAAAGCCCTGTCTAAGCAAGAGatggctagtgcttcatccagccagagaG GTCGAAGTGGTTCTGGAAACTTTGGTGGTGGTCGTGGAGGTGGTTTTGGTGGGAATGACAACTTTGGTCGTGGAGGAAACTTCAGTGGTCGAG GTGGCTTTGGTGGCAGCCGTGGTGGTGGCGGATAtggtggcagtggggatggaTATAATGGATTTGGTAATGACG GAAGCAATTTTGGAGGTGGCGGAAGCTACAATGATTTTGGCAATTACAACAATCAATCTTCAAATTTTGGACCCATGAAAGGAGGAAACTTTGGAGGCAGAAGTTCTGGCCCCTATGGTGGTGGAGGCCAATACTTTGCCAAACCACGAAACCAAG GTGGCTATGGtggttccagcagcagcagcagctatggcAGTGGCAGAAGGTTTTAA